A segment of the Geoglobus ahangari genome:
AAGGATAGCAATTTTCGGGTTCGGCACGGTTGGGATGGGGGTTGCTGAGACTCTCGAGCTCAAGCGACCCCAGATTGAGAGAGAGGTTGGAGAGTACAGGATCGTGGCAGTAGCAGACTCAAGGAGCTCCATTTACGGCGATTTTGATGTTCTGGATGCGATAAGGGAGAAGAGCGAGAGAGGAAGGCTGCCCAGAGATGTGAGAGCGGAGGAGCTCTTCGACGCCGTGGACTTCGACCTTCTGATCGACACAACCCCCACGAACGTCTTCACCGGAGAGCCGGGGCTGGGCAACATCAAAGAGGCGATAAGGAGGGGAATTGACGTCATAACCTCGAACAAGGGCCCGCTCGTGGTTGCTTTCAGGGAGATCATGGAGATGGCGGAGAGGCATGGGGTGAAAGTCGGCTACGAGGCGACTGTGGGCGGAGCGATGCCGGTGATAAAGCTGGTGAGGAAGGATCTCGCAGGAAACAGGGTGAAGAGGGTTAGGGGGATACTGAACGGAACGACCAACTACATCCTCTCGAGGATGGAGAAGGAGAGGATGCCATACTCTCAGATTCTGAGCGAGGCTCAGGAGCTGGGGATTGCGGAAGCTGACCCGAGCTACGACGTGAAGGGCATTGATGTCGGGGCGAAGCTCGTGATTCTGGCCAACTCGGTCTTCGGAATGGACGCGAGGTTCGAGGACGTCAGGATAATGGGCATAGAGGGGATCACCCCTGAAGCCTTCGAGGTGGCCGGTGAGAGGGGGTACACGATAAGGCTGATCGCAGAGGCAGACGAGAACGGAAAGCTCGAGGTATCCCCACGCCTCGTCAAGCTCACCCATCCGCTGGCGATCTACGGAACGCTGAACGCCCTGCTGGTTGAGACTGATCTGGCCGGCGAGGTCTTCGTCATCGGCAGAGGTGCCGGGAGGAGCGAGACGGCGAGCGCCATAATATCGGACTTCGTTGATATCTATGGAGGGGGAAGTAGCGGTAACTAAGTTCCTGATTGGCCTTCTGTTTCTCTTATGGGCCAGCAGGATGGATCTGAGGAGCAGGATCATTCCCAACAGAGTGTGGAAGCTCATGTTTCTCGCGCTTCTTCCCTTCACCTTGGCTGAGCTCCTGCTCTTTCCCCACTCGACCCTCGAACTTTACCTCGCCCTGTTTCAGGCCGTGTTCGTGATATCACTCGCGTTCATCTTCTACTACCTCGGCCTCTACGGTGGGGCTGATGCCAAGGCGCTGATGGTTCTCGCGCTCACGTTCCCCTTCTACCCTTCCTTCCCACCCTTTCCGATCCTCATGAGGGGCTTCTCGTTCGCCTTCTCAACCCTCGCGAATGCGGTCATATTCGCCCCTTTATTCGCGGCCTACTTCTTCCTCACAAACCTCCTGCGGGAGGGGGTGTCGGAGTTCAGGAGATCCAAGCTCTACTTCTTCATCGGCAGGAGGGTTGACGCCTCCTCCATCCCCCCTCACCACTCCCTCCTCGAGTATGTTGACGAGAGGGGCGGCATCGTCAGGCTTAAGAGGGGCGTTGAGCCCGACAGCAAGATGCTGGAAAGGCTGAAAAAGGCGAAGAAGGGGGGAAAGGTCGAGAGGGTCTGGGTGACCCCCCAGATACCCTTCATAGTCTTCATGACTCTTGGCTATGCGATGGCCTTCCTCCTCGGCGACGTGCTGAGCTACGCGGTAACCCTCCTCTTACCTTAAACCGAAAACGCTCTCCCTGCTGAAGTCAAAGAACGTCTCCTCCACCTCATCCATTCTCAGCCTCATCCTCTTGGAACCATCCACCTCCCCTACAACCTCAGCCTCAAGTCCTCTCTCCCTGAACACCTCGAGAACCTCCTCTTCATTGCGCGTCGTCACAGCAAAACCGCAGGCAGGGTACGTTTTGAGCCACTGCACCAGACCAACTCCTTTCGGCCTCGGAACTCTGTTCACGTCCATCCACCCTCCTGCCCCGCTTGTTTCGAGCAGCATAGCCACCGTGCCTGCAATGCCGGCGTTGCTCAGATCCTTTCCCGCACTCAGGATGCCCCTCTCAGCCAGCTCCACCATCGACTCGAACTGGGAGATAAGCTGATCCGGGTCTTTGTTCGTGGAGTCGAAGTTGTGGACAAGCTTCTCATGCGGCCTTCCGTCCGTGTCCACGGCAATGATTATCCTGTCCCCCGGCTTGGCAGTGGACGATCTGATCACCCTCCCCCTGCTCGCTATCCCGACCATCGCCACATCTATGGTGTTTGTGGGGCTGTCGGGGTGGATGTGCCCCTTGACCATCCTAACCCTGAAGAGCCTGAGGGCGTCCTCCATTCCCCTCTTCATCTCTTCAAGCTCCTCAGCGCTCCTTGCAGAGATGACGTTGACCGCCATCAAAGGCCTCGCACCCATCGCGTAAACATCGTGAGCGTTAACGAGGATTGAGACAAAGCCTCCCCAGTAGAGGTCTGCTTCAAGAACCCTGTGCCAAACACCGTCAGAGGTCAGAACGATCTCACAGTCCTGAAGGCTGTGAAAGCCCGCATCCTCACCGAAAAACTCTCCGACAAGATCTCTGAAGATTCCGGCGTACCTCTTCCTCGTCAGGCCGGGATAGCTTTTGAGCTCGGCAACAATGCCTATCAGGTCGGTTTCATCATCTGCCATCAAAACCTCTCTCCCCTTTTATTCAAATAGAGTTTTCGGGCTCTCCATGAAGTACAGGGTCGAGTTTGACGCGAGAAGGTGCGGTGGTGCCGGAGAGTGCATAGATGTCTGCGACAAGGGAGTGTGGGAGTGGAAGATGGTGGAGTTCGAGTTCTTCGGCAGGAGGTTCAGGAGACCGATGCCCTTTCCGACGCATCAGGAGAAGTGCGTTGGCTGCAAGAAGTGCGAGAGGATCTGCCCGACTGGCTGCATAAGTGTGGTGAAGGCGGAGGCGTAACTCTTTTTACCTTCCTTTCCACCCCATCTCGATGAGGTTCGTTTTCCTCGAAGCATCGCTTGAGACAATCCCTCCCGAGATCGCAGACCACGAGGTTGTGAGGAGGGATGCCAAGAGGAGGGGGAAGAGACCGGAGGAGATCCTTCTGGACGACTCTAAACATCACAGGGCAATGGAGGGCCTTGAGAACAGGGAGAAGAGGGGAAGGCCCGACATAGTCCACCAGTGCCTGCTCGCCCTCCTCGACTCCTCCCTCGAGGACTTTGAGGTTTACGTCCACACGGTGGCTGGGAAGGTGATACGCGTTAATAGAAAAACGAGGCTGCCGAGGAACTACAACAGGTTTGTTGGCCTCATGGAGGATCTGTTCAGGAAGGGGAAGATCTCGGCGGGAGGAGATGTGCTGCTGGAGATTGTGGATGTGGGGATTGATGAGCTGATCTCACGAAACGCCGTGGTAATGCACGAGGGGTATGACGTCAGGCCACTGCTCGAAGCTGCAGGGAGTGAGGGTCTCGTGGTCTGCATAGGTGCATTCCCCCACGGGGATTTTGACGACGAGCTCT
Coding sequences within it:
- a CDS encoding A24 family peptidase C-terminal domain-containing protein, with product MEGEVAVTKFLIGLLFLLWASRMDLRSRIIPNRVWKLMFLALLPFTLAELLLFPHSTLELYLALFQAVFVISLAFIFYYLGLYGGADAKALMVLALTFPFYPSFPPFPILMRGFSFAFSTLANAVIFAPLFAAYFFLTNLLREGVSEFRRSKLYFFIGRRVDASSIPPHHSLLEYVDERGGIVRLKRGVEPDSKMLERLKKAKKGGKVERVWVTPQIPFIVFMTLGYAMAFLLGDVLSYAVTLLLP
- a CDS encoding 16S rRNA methyltransferase is translated as MRFVFLEASLETIPPEIADHEVVRRDAKRRGKRPEEILLDDSKHHRAMEGLENREKRGRPDIVHQCLLALLDSSLEDFEVYVHTVAGKVIRVNRKTRLPRNYNRFVGLMEDLFRKGKISAGGDVLLEIVDVGIDELISRNAVVMHEGYDVRPLLEAAGSEGLVVCIGAFPHGDFDDELWRIFEEKGVRFAGFGDRPRTSLYVTYKTVCILEGFS
- a CDS encoding 4Fe-4S dicluster domain-containing protein, with the protein product MKYRVEFDARRCGGAGECIDVCDKGVWEWKMVEFEFFGRRFRRPMPFPTHQEKCVGCKKCERICPTGCISVVKAEA
- a CDS encoding homoserine dehydrogenase codes for the protein MIRIAIFGFGTVGMGVAETLELKRPQIEREVGEYRIVAVADSRSSIYGDFDVLDAIREKSERGRLPRDVRAEELFDAVDFDLLIDTTPTNVFTGEPGLGNIKEAIRRGIDVITSNKGPLVVAFREIMEMAERHGVKVGYEATVGGAMPVIKLVRKDLAGNRVKRVRGILNGTTNYILSRMEKERMPYSQILSEAQELGIAEADPSYDVKGIDVGAKLVILANSVFGMDARFEDVRIMGIEGITPEAFEVAGERGYTIRLIAEADENGKLEVSPRLVKLTHPLAIYGTLNALLVETDLAGEVFVIGRGAGRSETASAIISDFVDIYGGGSSGN
- a CDS encoding AIR synthase related protein yields the protein MADDETDLIGIVAELKSYPGLTRKRYAGIFRDLVGEFFGEDAGFHSLQDCEIVLTSDGVWHRVLEADLYWGGFVSILVNAHDVYAMGARPLMAVNVISARSAEELEEMKRGMEDALRLFRVRMVKGHIHPDSPTNTIDVAMVGIASRGRVIRSSTAKPGDRIIIAVDTDGRPHEKLVHNFDSTNKDPDQLISQFESMVELAERGILSAGKDLSNAGIAGTVAMLLETSGAGGWMDVNRVPRPKGVGLVQWLKTYPACGFAVTTRNEEEVLEVFRERGLEAEVVGEVDGSKRMRLRMDEVEETFFDFSRESVFGLR